In a genomic window of Hippoglossus stenolepis isolate QCI-W04-F060 chromosome 15, HSTE1.2, whole genome shotgun sequence:
- the phldb1a gene encoding pleckstrin homology-like domain family B member 1 isoform X2 → MDLHVSDSPDSPADMERMRRNKVEQGRQMHQVLQSTPLDLIETGKSLRVQAERPHLVSLGSGRLSTAITLLPLQEGRTTLGSGDTDIPLQGHGIAEQHCYIENEAGVIILYPCGNQCAVDGLPITRPYRLTQGCMLCFGQSAFFRFNHPEEAVRMKSMLPGGGGGGGGQELSTTKTLPADSHSVFNGSHQSFSSNGNSKINNIAKTLQDSLMVNISSSGPGKQPLPQPSPPNMLNGRNSSSTQDCIYENIRTLGSQNLGDKTPPVPARSAHTNHTPVPNPRTSLSVASSSAGGGHRAQESPKLLRNVRSTPTPPGSGSGQGTENSSPTPKSSSVKFSPLAPPSPRVRGSTLQHRSPSPMREQGQFVTSVEVPQRLRTPELLVPSGLRELPPVSPYTSGKGTPGSQGSASLLATQGLAAKPHPESSQGPSKLTTKAEAMRALYSQSPSQLSGLEKEPEGRRLRPGPGGAMVTGLGTSPLTSPRSQRKTSCSTATGSSTKEHNLMKPYARERKNSISEISDNEDELLEYHRWQREERLREQEMEKLERQRLETILNLCAEYNQEGSAVELAEMVRSGLLGGAVGVCPGTGDAMFLQGGDGPQRARQNDEDTQREESSSTESTHQECDEMMAGQEPVYVEEERSRILFRVDDLKHRVSELEQQLQETKQEAEMEQALLQAERRAEQEQVEAESEIISQLQLKHSQLDKAIQREKDEKAEAVECGTKQFEELEFCQLEEESSLEEKKETQSSQLLQERAEYHCSVARRKEKMASMEAQGKQLGLQAAQDCERMVRDRAVALQMLHKEQDRLCALEKRHHTLTGERSYLKPSSNMKEELLHISEPDLVYVDGPPDSPCPSSASFSSSSSHLPSPELYPVRLQEEYLRLSDVYKMYGNASVQPHSSSPAALHCLSLSVSPALPCEEYITVSQLSQIFGMQRLNPSSTASIPSFHIASSESVFSCHSAACGPSSFLSAQSQPELSRNAMPPINLERWYQDIMAAGEAQSCPPPLPAKSFSARRHGQLLKSKSDGEVGLAASCAHASSAPALPHSSAHERNASTKGLQLALGEMSMPLDMESRRQMVIQSKDVSPTVHHSILHHQSPPSGNQAYDTLSLESSDSMETSVSTGNSACTPESACGLEAQRIEEMEKMLKEAQQEKARLVENREREVQARRQMLEEERRRREEAERRLLDETAHRQRLVEEEVKMREKHFSQARPMTRYLPNRKEEFDLRAHVESSGHSIDTCPFVNLTEKMCKGHLVKMGGKIKSWKKRWFVFDRLKRNFCYYADKHETKLKGLIYFQAIEEVYYDHLRSATKSPNPSLTFCVKTHDRLYYMVAPSPEAMRIWMDVIVTGAEGYTQFMS, encoded by the exons ATG gatCTTCACGTGTCAGATAGTCCTGACAGTCCGGCGGACATGGAGCGCATGAGGAGGAATAAAGTGGAGCAGGGGCGACAGATGCACCAGGTCCTACAG agcACTCCTTTAGACCTGATCGAGACTGGCAAGTCCCTGAGAGTCCAGGCAGAACGCCCCCACCTGGTTAGTCTGGGAAGTGGACGCCTGAGCACGGCCATCACTTTGCTTCCGCTGCAGGAAG GAAGAACCACACTGGGCAGTGGGGACACAGATATCCCCCTGCAGGGCCATGGCATTGCAGAGCAGCACTGCTACATTGAAAATGAGGCGGGCGTCATCATTTTGTACCCGTGTGGGAACCAGTGCGCTGTGGATGGCCTCCCCATCACCAGACCTTATCGCCTGACACAAG GGTGCATGCTGTGTTTCGGTCAGTCTGCCTTTTTCCGCTTCAACCATCCAGAAGAGGCCGTGAGGATGAAGAGCATGCTGcccgggggaggaggaggaggaggaggccaggaACTCAGCACCACAAAAACTCTTCCTGCTG ACTCACACAGTGTGTTTAACGGCAGCCATCAGTCCTTTTCAAGCAACGGCAACTCTAAAATCAACAACATTGCAAAGACCCTCCAGGACTCTTTGATGGTCAACATATCATCATCAGGACCTGGGAAACAGCCACTTCCTCAGCCCTCTCCTCCAAACATGCTCAATGGAAGAAACAGCTCCTCAACACAGGACTGCATTTATGAAAACATCAGAACCTTGGGAAGCCAGAACCTTGGTGACAAAACCCCTCCGGTACCTGCCCGGTCCGCTCACACCAACCACACTCCTGTCCCCAATCCGCGGACCTCGCTGTCTGTCGCCTCGAGCAGTGCTGGCGGTGGTCACAGAGCCCAGGAGAGCCCAAAGCTTCTTAGGAATGTAAGATCCACCCCCACACCGCCAGGCTCAGGGTCAGGACAGGGCACAGAAAACTCTAGCCCAACTCCCAAATCATCGTCTGTTAAATTTTCCCCATTGGCTCCACCCAGCCCTCGAGTAAGAGGTTCTACTCTACAACACAGATCCCCCAGCCCCATGCGAGAGCAGGGTCAGTTTGTCACCAGTGTAGAAGTCCCTCAAAGGCTCAGGACTCCAGAGCTGCTTGTGCCCAGCGGCCTGAGAGAACTTCCTCCTGTCAGCCCTTACACGTCTGGCAAGGGGACTCCGGGATCGCAGGGCTCAGCTTCCCTCCTCGCCACACAAGGCCTCGCTGCTAAGCCTCACCCCGAGAGCTCCCAGGGCCCCAGCAAACTCACAACAAAAGCAGAGGCCATGAGAGCGCTGTACTCCCAGAGTCCATCACAACTCTCTGGGTTGGAGAAGGAGCCTGAAGGCAGGAGATTAAGACCTGGGCCAGGCGGTGCCATGGTAACAGGTCTGGGTACATCTCCTCTGACGAGCCCTCGTAGCCAAAGAAAAACCTCCTGCTCGACCGCGACGGGATCCTCAACCAAGGAACACAACCTAATGAAGCCATACGCACGGGAGCGCAAGAACAGCATCTCTGAGATCAGCGACAATGAGGACGAGTTGCTGGAATACCACCgctggcagagagaggagaggctgcgTGAGCAGGAAATGGAGAAACTG GAGCGACAGAGGCTGGAGACCATCCTCAATCTGTGTGCAGAGTATAATCAGGAGGGCAGTGCCGTGGAGTTGGCCGAGATGGTGAGGAGTGGGCTGCTGGGGGGCGCTGTAGGAGTCTGCCCAGGCACAGGAGACGCGATGTTCCTCCAGGGGGGAGACGGGCCTCAGAGGGCGAGGCAGAATGATGAGGACACCCAGAGAGAGGAgtccagcagcacagagagcacACACCAAGAG TGTGATGAGATGATGGCTGGTCAGGAGCCCGTCtacgtggaggaggagaggagcaggatcttgtTCAGAGTTGATGACTTGAAGCACAGAGTCAGtgaactggagcagcagctACAAGAGACCAAACAGGag GCGGAGATGGAGCAGGCTCTGCTGCAGGCCGAGAGGCGggcagagcaggagcaggtggaggctgAGAGTGAAATCAtctctcagctgcagctcaaacacagcCAGCTGGACAAGGCCatccagagagagaaggacgAG AAAGCTGAAGCTGTGGAGTGCGGGACCAAGCAGTTTGAGGAGCTGGAGTTCTgccagctggaggaggagagcagtttggaggagaagaaggagacgCAGAGCTCGCAGCTCCTCCAAGAGAGAGCCGAGTACCACTGCAGCGTGGCCCGGAGGAAG GAGAAGATGGCCTCAATGGAGGCTCAGGGGAAGCAGCTGGGGCTACAGGCCGCGCAGGACTGTGAGAGGATGGTTAGAGACAGGGCGGTGGCTCTGCAGATGTTACACAAG GAGCAAGACAGGTTGTGTGCTCTGGAGAAGAGGCACCACACGTTGACTGGAGAGAGAAGTTACCTGAAGCCCAGCAGCAACATGAAGGAG GAATTGCTTCACATCAGCGAACCTGACCTTGTTTATGTGGACGGTCCTCCTGATAGCCCCtgtccctcctctgcctccttctcctcctcctcctctcacctcccctcccctgAACTCTACCCTGTTAGACTACAAGAG GAGTACCTCAGGCTGTCTGATGTCTATAAGATGTATGGGAATGCTTCTGTGCAGCCTCACTCTTCCTCCCCTGCTGCTCTCcactgcctctccctctctgtatcTCCGGCTCTGCCATGCGAG GAGTACATCACAGTCAGTCAATTAAGTCAGATCTTTGGGATGCAGAGACTGAATCCCTCCTCCACTGCCTCTATTCCATCATTCCACATTGCCTCTTCTGAATCTGTCTTCTCGTGCCACTCAGCTGCCTGTGgtccttcctcctttctctctgcacag AGTCAGCCTGAGCTGAGCAGGAATGCAATGCCTCCTATTAATCTCGAGCGCTGGTACCAGGACATCATGGCGGCTGGAGAGGCTCAGTCGTGTCCTCCACCGCTTCCTGCCAAGTCTTTTTCCGCACGCAGACACGGGCAG CTGTTGAAGTCCAAATCAGATGGTGAGGTTGGACTGGCGGCGTCATGCGCTCATGCCAGCAGTGCCCCAGCCCTGCCACACTCCAGCGCTCATGAGAGAAACGCATCCACCAAG GGGTTACAGTTAGCTCTGGGAGAGATGTCAATGCCGTTAGACATGGAGTCCAGGAGGCAGATGGTTATTCAGAGCAAAG ACGTGTCTCCCACTGTCCATCACTCCATCCTGCATCATCAGTCGCCACCGAGCGGAAACCAGGCGTACGACACCCTGAGTCTGGAGAGCTCAGACAGCATGGAGACCAGCGTCTCCACCGGCAACTCCGCCTGCACCCCGGAAAG tgcCTGCGGGTTAGAGGCCCAGAGGatagaggagatggagaagatgtTGAAGGAGGCGCAGCAGGAGAAAGCCAGACTCGTGGAGAACAGA GAGAGGGAGGTGCAGGCTCGGCGGCAGATGTTggaggaggagcggaggaggcgagaggaggcCGAGAGAAGGCTTCTGGACGAGACGGCCCACAGGCAgaggctggtggaggaggaggtgaagatgagagagaaacacttcTCCCAG GCTCGTCCAATGACGCGCTACCTGCCCAACCGTAAGGAGGAGTTTGACTTGCGCGCCCACGTGGAGTCGTCCGGCCACAGCATCGACACCTGCCCCTTCGTCAACCTCACTGAGAAGATGTGTAAGGGCCACCTGGTGAAGATGGGCGGTAAAATCAAATCCTGGAAGAAACGCTGGTTCGTTTTTGACCGTCTCAAGAGGAACTTCTGTTATTACGCGG acAAGCATGAAACCAAGCTGAAAGGACTCATTTACTTTCAGGCGATTGAAGAGGTTTATTATGATCACCTACGCAGTGCCACCAAG
- the phldb1a gene encoding pleckstrin homology-like domain family B member 1 isoform X6, translating into MDLHVSDSPDSPADMERMRRNKVEQGRQMHQVLQSTPLDLIETGKSLRVQAERPHLVSLGSGRLSTAITLLPLQEGRTTLGSGDTDIPLQGHGIAEQHCYIENEAGVIILYPCGNQCAVDGLPITRPYRLTQGCMLCFGQSAFFRFNHPEEAVRMKSMLPGGGGGGGGQELSTTKTLPADSHSVFNGSHQSFSSNGNSKINNIAKTLQDSLMVNISSSGPGKQPLPQPSPPNMLNGRNSSSTQDCIYENIRTLGSQNLGDKTPPVPARSAHTNHTPVPNPRTSLSVASSSAGGGHRAQESPKLLRNVRSTPTPPGSGSGQGTENSSPTPKSSSVKFSPLAPPSPRVRGSTLQHRSPSPMREQGQFVTSVEVPQRLRTPELLVPSGLRELPPVSPYTSGKGTPGSQGSASLLATQGLAAKPHPESSQGPSKLTTKAEAMRALYSQSPSQLSGLEKEPEGRRLRPGPGGAMVTGLGTSPLTSPRSQRKTSCSTATGSSTKEHNLMKPYARERKNSISEISDNEDELLEYHRWQREERLREQEMEKLERQRLETILNLCAEYNQEGSAVELAEMVRSGLLGGAVGVCPGTGDAMFLQGGDGPQRARQNDEDTQREESSSTESTHQECDEMMAGQEPVYVEEERSRILFRVDDLKHRVSELEQQLQETKQEAEMEQALLQAERRAEQEQVEAESEIISQLQLKHSQLDKAIQREKDEGRANVSAQRKALEKQRNEYNELKRQFDKCPLSLREQLQEQLSRKAEAVECGTKQFEELEFCQLEEESSLEEKKETQSSQLLQERAEYHCSVARRKEKMASMEAQGKQLGLQAAQDCERMVRDRAVALQMLHKEQDRLCALEKRHHTLTGERSYLKPSSNMKELLKSKSDGEVGLAASCAHASSAPALPHSSAHERNASTKGLQLALGEMSMPLDMESRRQMVIQSKDVSPTVHHSILHHQSPPSGNQAYDTLSLESSDSMETSVSTGNSACTPESACGLEAQRIEEMEKMLKEAQQEKARLVENREREVQARRQMLEEERRRREEAERRLLDETAHRQRLVEEEVKMREKHFSQARPMTRYLPNRKEEFDLRAHVESSGHSIDTCPFVNLTEKMCKGHLVKMGGKIKSWKKRWFVFDRLKRNFCYYADKHETKLKGLIYFQAIEEVYYDHLRSATKSPNPSLTFCVKTHDRLYYMVAPSPEAMRIWMDVIVTGAEGYTQFMS; encoded by the exons ATG gatCTTCACGTGTCAGATAGTCCTGACAGTCCGGCGGACATGGAGCGCATGAGGAGGAATAAAGTGGAGCAGGGGCGACAGATGCACCAGGTCCTACAG agcACTCCTTTAGACCTGATCGAGACTGGCAAGTCCCTGAGAGTCCAGGCAGAACGCCCCCACCTGGTTAGTCTGGGAAGTGGACGCCTGAGCACGGCCATCACTTTGCTTCCGCTGCAGGAAG GAAGAACCACACTGGGCAGTGGGGACACAGATATCCCCCTGCAGGGCCATGGCATTGCAGAGCAGCACTGCTACATTGAAAATGAGGCGGGCGTCATCATTTTGTACCCGTGTGGGAACCAGTGCGCTGTGGATGGCCTCCCCATCACCAGACCTTATCGCCTGACACAAG GGTGCATGCTGTGTTTCGGTCAGTCTGCCTTTTTCCGCTTCAACCATCCAGAAGAGGCCGTGAGGATGAAGAGCATGCTGcccgggggaggaggaggaggaggaggccaggaACTCAGCACCACAAAAACTCTTCCTGCTG ACTCACACAGTGTGTTTAACGGCAGCCATCAGTCCTTTTCAAGCAACGGCAACTCTAAAATCAACAACATTGCAAAGACCCTCCAGGACTCTTTGATGGTCAACATATCATCATCAGGACCTGGGAAACAGCCACTTCCTCAGCCCTCTCCTCCAAACATGCTCAATGGAAGAAACAGCTCCTCAACACAGGACTGCATTTATGAAAACATCAGAACCTTGGGAAGCCAGAACCTTGGTGACAAAACCCCTCCGGTACCTGCCCGGTCCGCTCACACCAACCACACTCCTGTCCCCAATCCGCGGACCTCGCTGTCTGTCGCCTCGAGCAGTGCTGGCGGTGGTCACAGAGCCCAGGAGAGCCCAAAGCTTCTTAGGAATGTAAGATCCACCCCCACACCGCCAGGCTCAGGGTCAGGACAGGGCACAGAAAACTCTAGCCCAACTCCCAAATCATCGTCTGTTAAATTTTCCCCATTGGCTCCACCCAGCCCTCGAGTAAGAGGTTCTACTCTACAACACAGATCCCCCAGCCCCATGCGAGAGCAGGGTCAGTTTGTCACCAGTGTAGAAGTCCCTCAAAGGCTCAGGACTCCAGAGCTGCTTGTGCCCAGCGGCCTGAGAGAACTTCCTCCTGTCAGCCCTTACACGTCTGGCAAGGGGACTCCGGGATCGCAGGGCTCAGCTTCCCTCCTCGCCACACAAGGCCTCGCTGCTAAGCCTCACCCCGAGAGCTCCCAGGGCCCCAGCAAACTCACAACAAAAGCAGAGGCCATGAGAGCGCTGTACTCCCAGAGTCCATCACAACTCTCTGGGTTGGAGAAGGAGCCTGAAGGCAGGAGATTAAGACCTGGGCCAGGCGGTGCCATGGTAACAGGTCTGGGTACATCTCCTCTGACGAGCCCTCGTAGCCAAAGAAAAACCTCCTGCTCGACCGCGACGGGATCCTCAACCAAGGAACACAACCTAATGAAGCCATACGCACGGGAGCGCAAGAACAGCATCTCTGAGATCAGCGACAATGAGGACGAGTTGCTGGAATACCACCgctggcagagagaggagaggctgcgTGAGCAGGAAATGGAGAAACTG GAGCGACAGAGGCTGGAGACCATCCTCAATCTGTGTGCAGAGTATAATCAGGAGGGCAGTGCCGTGGAGTTGGCCGAGATGGTGAGGAGTGGGCTGCTGGGGGGCGCTGTAGGAGTCTGCCCAGGCACAGGAGACGCGATGTTCCTCCAGGGGGGAGACGGGCCTCAGAGGGCGAGGCAGAATGATGAGGACACCCAGAGAGAGGAgtccagcagcacagagagcacACACCAAGAG TGTGATGAGATGATGGCTGGTCAGGAGCCCGTCtacgtggaggaggagaggagcaggatcttgtTCAGAGTTGATGACTTGAAGCACAGAGTCAGtgaactggagcagcagctACAAGAGACCAAACAGGag GCGGAGATGGAGCAGGCTCTGCTGCAGGCCGAGAGGCGggcagagcaggagcaggtggaggctgAGAGTGAAATCAtctctcagctgcagctcaaacacagcCAGCTGGACAAGGCCatccagagagagaaggacgAG GGCAGGGCTAATGTGTCGGCTCAGCGGAAGGCCCTGGAAAAGCAGAGGAATGAGTACAATGAGCTGAAGAGGCAGTTTGATAAGTGCCCCTTGTCTCTAAGGGAACAGTTACAGGAGCAGCTCAGCAGG AAAGCTGAAGCTGTGGAGTGCGGGACCAAGCAGTTTGAGGAGCTGGAGTTCTgccagctggaggaggagagcagtttggaggagaagaaggagacgCAGAGCTCGCAGCTCCTCCAAGAGAGAGCCGAGTACCACTGCAGCGTGGCCCGGAGGAAG GAGAAGATGGCCTCAATGGAGGCTCAGGGGAAGCAGCTGGGGCTACAGGCCGCGCAGGACTGTGAGAGGATGGTTAGAGACAGGGCGGTGGCTCTGCAGATGTTACACAAG GAGCAAGACAGGTTGTGTGCTCTGGAGAAGAGGCACCACACGTTGACTGGAGAGAGAAGTTACCTGAAGCCCAGCAGCAACATGAAGGAG CTGTTGAAGTCCAAATCAGATGGTGAGGTTGGACTGGCGGCGTCATGCGCTCATGCCAGCAGTGCCCCAGCCCTGCCACACTCCAGCGCTCATGAGAGAAACGCATCCACCAAG GGGTTACAGTTAGCTCTGGGAGAGATGTCAATGCCGTTAGACATGGAGTCCAGGAGGCAGATGGTTATTCAGAGCAAAG ACGTGTCTCCCACTGTCCATCACTCCATCCTGCATCATCAGTCGCCACCGAGCGGAAACCAGGCGTACGACACCCTGAGTCTGGAGAGCTCAGACAGCATGGAGACCAGCGTCTCCACCGGCAACTCCGCCTGCACCCCGGAAAG tgcCTGCGGGTTAGAGGCCCAGAGGatagaggagatggagaagatgtTGAAGGAGGCGCAGCAGGAGAAAGCCAGACTCGTGGAGAACAGA GAGAGGGAGGTGCAGGCTCGGCGGCAGATGTTggaggaggagcggaggaggcgagaggaggcCGAGAGAAGGCTTCTGGACGAGACGGCCCACAGGCAgaggctggtggaggaggaggtgaagatgagagagaaacacttcTCCCAG GCTCGTCCAATGACGCGCTACCTGCCCAACCGTAAGGAGGAGTTTGACTTGCGCGCCCACGTGGAGTCGTCCGGCCACAGCATCGACACCTGCCCCTTCGTCAACCTCACTGAGAAGATGTGTAAGGGCCACCTGGTGAAGATGGGCGGTAAAATCAAATCCTGGAAGAAACGCTGGTTCGTTTTTGACCGTCTCAAGAGGAACTTCTGTTATTACGCGG acAAGCATGAAACCAAGCTGAAAGGACTCATTTACTTTCAGGCGATTGAAGAGGTTTATTATGATCACCTACGCAGTGCCACCAAG